A window of Meiothermus sp. QL-1 genomic DNA:
AGAAATCGACCTGGAAGCTTTCCTTGCGGCTTTTGTGGCGCAGGGCGTACTGGGCCAGGAGGGCCCCCGGCCAGCCGCCGAAGAACTCCATCAGGTGGAGCTGCCGCTCGGGCACCCGCCAGTGGGTCTCCTTGCGGCCCTGCTGCCGCTGGCGCTCGTTCTGAACAGCCCGCCACTTATCCACCGCGTAGTAGAAGAAGGTGGCAAATCCCATAGGGAGGTATGCCAGCAGCATAAGCGCCGTCTCGCTTGTTGAGAACGGGAGCAATTCTTCGAAGACTCTTACCCCGCCCGGTACTACCAGCATGAGCAGGCCGAGGAGGCCGTATAGGGAGAGGAGGAACAGGGGAATGACCACGACGAGTTGCACCAGATTCCAAATCAGCCCCGGCAGCATCGTCGCCAGAGCCAGCAGGCTTTTGAACAGGTACCGGAGCGCGCCCCTCATGCAGGACAAATCCTACTCTGCATTGACGCTACCCCCAGGGACTGATAAACTTTGACCAAGTATAAGTTTGCTGCGAGGTGAGGCCATGGTTGCGGAACGTAAGCTCTACAGCAAGGGTGGCGGCTGGCTTTTGGAGACCCCGGAGAAAGTCTTCACCCCCGAGGACTTCGACGAAACCACCCGCATGATCCAGGAGACCGTGCGGCAGTTCGTGGAAAAGGAGTACCGCCCGGTGGCCGAGGCGATGGAGCACGGGGCGCTCGAGCACAACATCCCCCTCCTGCGCAAGTGCGGCGAGCTGGGGCTTTTGGGGGTGGAGGTCTCGGAGGAGTACGGCGGCCTCGACCTGCCCAAAACCGTGAGCACGGTAATCGCCGAGGCCCTGGCGGGCACCGGGGGCTTCAGCGTGACCTACGGGGTGCAGACCAGCATCGGCCTCTTGCCCCTGGTTTACTGGGGCACCAAGGCGCAGAAGGACAAGTACCTGGCCAAGCTGGTCTCGGGCGAGCTCATTGCCGCCTACTGCCTCACCGAGCCCCAGTCAGGCTCCGACGCCATGGGGGCCAAGACCCGGGCCGAGCTCTCCGAGGACGGCCGGTACTACATCCTGAACGGCACCAAGATGTGGATCTCCAACGCCGGCTTTGCCCACCTCTTCACCGTGTTCGCCAAGACCAAGGAGGGCCTCACCGCCTTCCTGGTCGAGCGCGACACCCCGGGGCTGCGGCTGGGTGGGGAGGAGAAGAAAATGGGCATCAAGGCCTCCAGCACCCGCCAGGTCTTCCTGGAGGACGTCAAGGTGCCGGTAGAGAATGTGCTGGGCGAGCTGGGCAAGGGGCACAAGATTGCCTTCAACGTGCTCAACGTGGGCCGCTACAAGCTGGGGGCCGGGGCCATCGGCGGGGCCAAGGGGGCTTTAGCGCTTTCGGCCAAGTACGCCAAGGAGCGCGTGGCCTTCGGCCAGCCCATCGCCAATTTCGGCCTCATCCAGCAAAAGCTGGCGGAGATGGCCACCCGCATCTTTGCCGGGGAGAGCGCGGTCTACCGCACCATGGGCCTGATTGACGAGGCCCTGGCCGGCCTCGACAAAGCCAACGCCGCCGAGGCGGTTTTGAAGGGCATCGAGGAGTACGCGGTGGAGGCCAGCATCATCAAGGTGCTGGGCTCGGAGGTGCTGGACTACGTGGTGGACGAGGGGGTGCAGATCCACGGCGGCTACGGCTACTCCGCCGAGTACGAGATTGAACGGGCCTACCGGGACAGCCGCATCAACCGCATCTTCGAGGGCACCAACGAGATCAACCGCCTCCTGATTCCCGGCATGCTGCTGCGCCGCGCCATGAAGGGCGAGCTGCCCCTGTTCGATGCGGCCATGAAGCTCCAGAAGGAACTCCTGGAGCCTTCCTTCGAGGAGCCCGAGGACAAGGAGATGGCGGGAATTCAGGGCCTCAAGAAGCTGGCGCTGGCCCTGCTGGGCCTTGCAGCCCTCAAGTTTGGCCCG
This region includes:
- a CDS encoding DUF1294 domain-containing protein; the protein is MRGALRYLFKSLLALATMLPGLIWNLVQLVVVIPLFLLSLYGLLGLLMLVVPGGVRVFEELLPFSTSETALMLLAYLPMGFATFFYYAVDKWRAVQNERQRQQGRKETHWRVPERQLHLMEFFGGWPGALLAQYALRHKSRKESFQVDFWLVGFFHIALVGSALFLQDSWLGTGLVLLLGFIAWSKACQ
- a CDS encoding acyl-CoA dehydrogenase family protein is translated as MVAERKLYSKGGGWLLETPEKVFTPEDFDETTRMIQETVRQFVEKEYRPVAEAMEHGALEHNIPLLRKCGELGLLGVEVSEEYGGLDLPKTVSTVIAEALAGTGGFSVTYGVQTSIGLLPLVYWGTKAQKDKYLAKLVSGELIAAYCLTEPQSGSDAMGAKTRAELSEDGRYYILNGTKMWISNAGFAHLFTVFAKTKEGLTAFLVERDTPGLRLGGEEKKMGIKASSTRQVFLEDVKVPVENVLGELGKGHKIAFNVLNVGRYKLGAGAIGGAKGALALSAKYAKERVAFGQPIANFGLIQQKLAEMATRIFAGESAVYRTMGLIDEALAGLDKANAAEAVLKGIEEYAVEASIIKVLGSEVLDYVVDEGVQIHGGYGYSAEYEIERAYRDSRINRIFEGTNEINRLLIPGMLLRRAMKGELPLFDAAMKLQKELLEPSFEEPEDKEMAGIQGLKKLALALLGLAALKFGPKVEEEQEVLAVAADVLIDIYAAESALLRARRLGESVYTDMARLYLYQAQDRAQSSALSILPRLAEGDEMRLMASAVRRLTKHEPQDLVALRRQIARVVLERDGYPQPRV